From a single Aneurinibacillus sp. REN35 genomic region:
- a CDS encoding glutamate synthase-related protein — protein sequence MKRADFGNFRNHLAEEHDSCGIIAIIEKNGSPHRDNISKIIDGLVKMEHRSGFIDGEGDGCGILSDIPRDLWAKRLESIGKSADLAYSDAFAVGHIFIPTKGHQVDHVMTDIRSMFAQAGLTIELEQQNAVNSSVLGKNGRADEPIFWQLACKYEGNDRIDKELFELLIAIEKNHHVHVASLSNHSASYKVMGAANILPEYFLDIQEPEFASSVTIGHNRYSTNTLSNFFRVQPFTIIGHNGEINTIRKLEDEGAMLNVDLVESGSDSQNMNRALETLIHRYDMSLFEALEMVFPPIINEMKNLRPELQDLYVYYRQTWGHFAQGPAGIVSRYANECVFSVDALGLRPVWMVESETSLYFSSEQGVIPVYEMVSEPKALAPGEKVGVQLHPGQSVTVIPHHELQNLILERSGKRVDFADFRSQLHFAEVKPAQTPNDDIETVTNQQYAAYGWEREHMQLAEQMSKNGAEPIRSLGHDAPLAAIADVRQNIADFIKESVAVVTNPAIDREREMEHFSTRVVLGGRPALFPEVGNLTKALELPSPLLLEGQSLQELAAALNTVSLEQMLEHFGTDAYMLPVYFADGETIPAALDRIAQSTVDAVQNGARILLFDDSMAHQDNHYWIDPHLLISKIDQTLKKAGGRGNDNLRRQASIVIRSGSIRNLHDVALACGLGADAVAPYLLFATAFSKDGSSVEYLFNALTKGLEKVISTIGIHELRGYARLFSSIGLRQEVADVLDIVNFCGSNQAGVSFAALEADSRKRYEDFNDEKARPAKIFHMWPRIWKSIGEVAAGSLPYADFAEKLREQEQQNPLSIRHLADFTSAQTNQHVTPEQVDVSIGEHNLPFLISSMSFGSQNEIAFRAYAEAADQLNMISFNGEGGEIKDMLGKYPKTRGQQVASGRFGVNIELANSSNLLEIKIGQGAKPGEGGHLPGKKVTEKVAAARNATLGSDLISPSNNHDIYSIEDLAQIITELKTANNEAKVCVKVPIVPNIGTIAVGVAKAGADYITLSGFDGGTGAARVHALQHVGLPVEIGVKAAHTALIEAGLRDKVEVWADGGIKSGHDVVKMILLGANRIGFGTLAMLAVGCTTCRGCHLDTCHVGIATQIESVEEAKEHGLRRFVPRVFDIAIDNLKRLFTELGTEVKRITAELGFERTQDMVGRADLLIQTRGQEQMDLTSLLSPAPFPLDEPARAASKVLIAVGAEGYEESDRYASPHAPIHETFTNVLSDQRVLGSRYSGARVKPHLDGSYVDLPEVSLTFKNGSVPGNGLAAFNAEGVSIRVHGGAQDGVGKTGFGGRVMIMKSPNANRQFINGSVGKSFCYGAQKGLYIVQGNADARACIRLSGADVIIGGELQEPINDTLGGIGARANIKGFAFEYMTNGRAIVLGDPGPWICSGMTGGTIYLRLQPEMGLDQAAIERRIAKAAKVTLAPLSHKGKEDINFLLGEYIAELEASGQQDKAVLIEELKDQAEQHFIMVSPIKEQADPSIATE from the coding sequence ATGAAGAGAGCAGATTTCGGCAATTTCCGTAATCACCTTGCAGAGGAACATGATAGCTGTGGCATTATCGCTATTATTGAGAAAAACGGAAGCCCACATCGCGATAACATATCTAAAATTATCGACGGTCTTGTCAAGATGGAACATCGTTCCGGTTTCATCGATGGCGAAGGAGACGGATGCGGGATCTTAAGCGATATTCCCCGTGACCTTTGGGCAAAGAGATTAGAGTCAATTGGAAAATCAGCTGACCTGGCATACTCCGACGCGTTTGCTGTGGGACACATTTTTATCCCAACAAAAGGACACCAGGTGGATCATGTAATGACAGATATCCGCAGCATGTTCGCACAAGCAGGCCTCACCATTGAACTAGAACAGCAAAACGCTGTAAATAGCAGCGTCCTTGGTAAAAACGGACGAGCGGATGAACCGATTTTCTGGCAGCTCGCTTGTAAATACGAGGGTAATGACCGAATAGACAAAGAACTATTCGAGCTGTTAATCGCAATTGAGAAGAACCATCATGTTCATGTCGCTTCACTGAGCAATCACTCGGCTTCCTATAAAGTCATGGGAGCAGCAAATATCCTTCCAGAATACTTTCTTGATATTCAGGAACCCGAATTCGCTTCATCTGTAACAATTGGACATAATCGTTATTCCACCAATACACTGTCTAATTTTTTCCGCGTACAACCTTTCACAATCATTGGACATAACGGAGAAATTAATACCATCCGGAAGCTAGAAGACGAAGGCGCCATGCTTAATGTCGATCTGGTCGAGAGCGGCAGCGATTCACAAAATATGAACCGCGCACTTGAAACATTAATTCACCGTTATGATATGTCTCTATTCGAAGCTCTAGAAATGGTATTCCCGCCAATTATTAACGAAATGAAAAACTTGCGTCCGGAATTGCAGGATTTATATGTATACTACCGACAAACATGGGGGCATTTTGCTCAGGGGCCGGCCGGCATCGTCTCTCGTTATGCCAATGAGTGCGTATTTAGTGTAGATGCACTTGGTCTGCGTCCGGTATGGATGGTAGAAAGCGAAACATCGCTGTATTTCTCTTCCGAACAAGGTGTCATTCCTGTATATGAAATGGTAAGCGAACCCAAAGCCTTAGCACCAGGAGAAAAAGTAGGCGTACAATTACACCCCGGCCAATCGGTCACAGTGATTCCGCACCATGAATTGCAGAATCTGATTCTAGAGCGCTCAGGCAAACGCGTCGATTTTGCCGACTTCCGCAGCCAGCTTCACTTCGCAGAAGTAAAACCTGCTCAAACACCGAATGATGATATCGAGACCGTAACCAATCAGCAATATGCCGCTTACGGTTGGGAGCGCGAGCATATGCAGTTGGCAGAACAAATGTCCAAAAATGGCGCAGAACCGATTCGCTCTCTGGGTCATGATGCTCCATTGGCTGCAATTGCCGACGTGCGGCAGAACATTGCAGATTTTATTAAAGAAAGTGTCGCTGTCGTGACCAATCCGGCAATCGACCGCGAACGGGAAATGGAGCACTTCTCTACCCGTGTCGTTCTCGGCGGCCGTCCTGCTCTTTTTCCGGAAGTCGGAAATCTAACCAAAGCACTCGAACTTCCATCTCCACTTCTGCTTGAAGGACAAAGCCTGCAGGAGTTAGCCGCTGCTCTGAATACCGTATCACTTGAGCAGATGCTGGAGCATTTTGGGACGGACGCTTACATGCTGCCTGTCTACTTTGCAGATGGCGAGACCATTCCTGCTGCGCTTGATCGAATCGCACAAAGCACAGTAGATGCCGTACAAAATGGTGCACGCATTCTATTATTCGATGACAGCATGGCACATCAAGACAATCACTATTGGATCGACCCGCATCTTTTGATCTCAAAAATAGATCAGACATTAAAGAAAGCTGGAGGACGAGGCAATGACAATCTCCGACGTCAAGCAAGCATTGTCATTCGTTCCGGCTCTATTCGCAACCTCCATGATGTAGCCTTGGCATGTGGACTTGGAGCAGATGCAGTAGCTCCTTATCTACTATTTGCGACCGCATTCTCAAAAGATGGCTCTTCTGTTGAATATCTATTCAATGCGTTAACTAAAGGCTTGGAGAAGGTCATCTCCACAATCGGTATTCACGAGCTTCGCGGCTATGCACGGCTCTTCTCTTCCATTGGTTTGCGTCAAGAAGTGGCGGATGTGCTTGATATCGTGAATTTTTGCGGCAGTAACCAAGCTGGGGTATCTTTCGCTGCACTTGAGGCAGACAGCAGAAAGCGCTATGAGGATTTCAACGATGAGAAGGCGCGACCCGCAAAAATCTTCCACATGTGGCCTCGTATCTGGAAATCTATCGGCGAGGTTGCTGCCGGAAGTCTTCCGTATGCAGATTTTGCTGAAAAACTGCGTGAGCAGGAACAGCAGAATCCGCTTTCGATCCGCCATCTGGCTGACTTTACTTCAGCTCAGACGAACCAACATGTTACACCCGAGCAAGTGGATGTGTCTATTGGAGAGCACAACCTGCCGTTCTTAATCTCTTCCATGTCATTTGGCTCGCAGAATGAAATCGCATTCCGTGCCTATGCTGAAGCGGCAGATCAGTTAAATATGATTAGCTTTAACGGAGAAGGCGGCGAAATTAAAGATATGCTCGGCAAATATCCTAAAACGCGTGGACAGCAAGTTGCCTCAGGGCGTTTTGGAGTAAACATAGAGCTGGCCAATTCATCCAATCTGCTTGAAATCAAAATCGGGCAGGGCGCAAAACCGGGCGAAGGCGGTCATCTGCCAGGCAAAAAGGTAACAGAAAAAGTAGCCGCTGCGCGGAACGCTACACTTGGTTCAGATCTGATCTCTCCTTCGAATAACCACGATATTTATTCGATCGAGGACCTAGCACAGATCATTACTGAATTAAAAACCGCCAACAATGAAGCAAAGGTATGTGTCAAAGTTCCGATCGTACCAAATATCGGTACCATCGCTGTCGGTGTCGCTAAGGCAGGCGCTGACTACATCACATTAAGCGGATTTGATGGCGGTACGGGCGCAGCACGGGTGCATGCTCTGCAACACGTTGGTCTCCCAGTAGAAATTGGTGTAAAAGCTGCACATACAGCACTCATCGAAGCAGGACTTCGTGATAAAGTAGAAGTATGGGCCGATGGCGGCATCAAGAGCGGTCACGATGTTGTGAAGATGATCCTGCTTGGCGCAAACCGAATCGGATTTGGCACACTTGCTATGCTGGCAGTGGGCTGCACAACGTGCCGCGGCTGCCATCTCGATACATGCCATGTAGGAATCGCTACACAAATCGAATCCGTAGAAGAAGCAAAAGAGCATGGACTGCGCCGCTTTGTACCACGCGTCTTCGATATTGCAATCGATAACCTCAAGCGTCTGTTCACAGAATTAGGAACAGAAGTCAAGCGCATTACAGCTGAGCTTGGATTCGAGCGAACACAAGATATGGTCGGACGTGCCGATCTGCTTATCCAGACACGCGGTCAAGAACAGATGGATTTAACGTCCCTGCTCTCACCTGCGCCATTCCCGCTAGATGAGCCAGCACGCGCCGCCTCCAAAGTCCTCATAGCAGTAGGAGCTGAAGGATATGAGGAGAGTGATCGCTATGCTTCGCCTCATGCGCCGATTCATGAGACATTCACCAATGTACTCAGCGATCAGCGCGTTCTTGGCAGCCGCTATTCCGGCGCCCGTGTTAAACCGCATCTAGACGGAAGCTACGTTGATCTGCCTGAGGTTTCACTTACATTTAAGAATGGAAGTGTGCCGGGAAACGGACTCGCAGCCTTCAATGCAGAGGGCGTATCCATTCGTGTACACGGCGGTGCACAGGATGGGGTTGGTAAGACCGGGTTTGGCGGACGCGTTATGATTATGAAATCACCTAATGCCAATCGCCAGTTTATCAATGGTTCTGTGGGCAAAAGCTTCTGCTATGGAGCACAGAAAGGTCTCTATATTGTGCAGGGGAACGCGGATGCCCGCGCCTGCATTCGCCTCTCTGGGGCTGATGTAATTATCGGCGGTGAACTTCAAGAGCCGATCAATGATACGTTAGGCGGCATCGGCGCTCGTGCCAACATCAAAGGCTTTGCATTTGAGTATATGACAAACGGCCGTGCAATCGTGTTAGGTGACCCCGGTCCATGGATTTGTTCCGGTATGACAGGCGGCACCATATACCTGCGGCTACAGCCGGAGATGGGGCTTGACCAAGCTGCCATCGAACGACGTATTGCAAAAGCCGCAAAGGTTACACTTGCCCCGTTGAGTCATAAAGGCAAAGAAGACATTAACTTCCTGCTCGGCGAATACATTGCCGAACTAGAAGCGAGCGGCCAACAAGACAAAGCCGTTCTCATTGAGGAACTTAAGGATCAGGCGGAGCAGCACTTTATTATGGTGTCTCCAATCAAAGAACAGGCCGATCCGTCTATCGCTACTGAATAA
- a CDS encoding FUSC family protein, translated as MRVGARILKTGIALILALLVCQWFDLEPPVLAAIAATLSIQPTVYRTLKHLREQMEANFIGAALGVTATYFLGAQPLIVGIVVMLVIVINLRLKFENSLALSIVTVIAVMETSTGNYLYFAGNRFLLTVIGVFSAALVNAIFIPPRYEHKLFGEISETGDKFSVLMRTLIHNEMEEKVFREEKEKIKTNFKTIDQLYDLYKEEITKLRKVTYSSQKKLVIFRQMIIVLYKEMDMLRTFERHIYSSFKPGHHLFPLIQQQLEVLTEYHKNILLTYDGILKTREDWHLPEEITEENTRMLDEFMRLYPLVKNTPQEEDDGQWGHLFPVVAEILEYANQLERLSKLVHTFHHHQGEDE; from the coding sequence ATGCGCGTCGGAGCACGTATTCTAAAGACAGGAATTGCCTTAATTCTGGCATTGCTTGTCTGTCAGTGGTTCGATCTTGAACCGCCTGTACTTGCGGCGATTGCCGCAACATTAAGCATTCAGCCGACAGTATACCGGACGCTGAAGCATTTACGGGAACAGATGGAAGCGAATTTTATCGGTGCAGCCCTTGGCGTAACCGCTACGTATTTTCTAGGAGCCCAGCCGTTAATTGTTGGTATCGTGGTAATGCTGGTCATTGTGATCAATCTTCGGCTCAAGTTTGAGAATAGCCTTGCACTTAGCATCGTAACTGTCATTGCTGTAATGGAGACATCAACGGGAAATTATCTCTATTTTGCGGGCAATCGGTTTCTTTTGACTGTTATTGGTGTATTCTCAGCAGCACTTGTAAACGCGATATTCATCCCGCCCCGTTATGAGCATAAGCTCTTCGGAGAAATATCAGAAACCGGGGATAAATTCTCTGTGCTCATGCGGACATTAATTCACAATGAAATGGAAGAGAAGGTTTTCCGGGAAGAAAAAGAGAAGATCAAGACTAACTTTAAGACCATTGATCAGCTCTATGATCTATATAAAGAGGAAATCACGAAGCTTAGAAAAGTTACGTATTCAAGCCAGAAGAAGCTCGTTATCTTCAGACAAATGATCATTGTTCTCTATAAAGAGATGGATATGCTGCGTACATTTGAACGCCATATTTACTCTTCCTTTAAGCCTGGACATCACCTATTTCCGCTCATTCAACAACAGCTTGAAGTACTGACGGAATATCATAAAAACATCCTGCTCACCTATGATGGGATTTTAAAAACACGGGAAGATTGGCACCTACCGGAAGAAATCACAGAAGAAAATACCCGAATGCTCGATGAGTTTATGCGGCTTTATCCACTGGTTAAAAATACGCCTCAAGAAGAAGACGACGGGCAGTGGGGCCACTTATTCCCTGTAGTTGCGGAAATTCTCGAATATGCCAATCAGCTTGAACGGCTCAGCAAGCTGGTGCACACTTTTCACCATCATCAGGGAGAAGACGAATAA
- a CDS encoding RuBisCO large subunit C-terminal-like domain-containing protein has translation MSEFITVYYQTEAKNLYKKAESIAVGMTVGSWTDLPLARQEMLAAYLGTVGDVIIKDEKDGIQRGIISVCYPVRNITPDIPALLTTVFGKLSMDGKIRLLDIDFPPSLLSQFPGPAFGIAGIREQLNVHDRPLLMSIFKSCLGLPLGELETQFAAQVEGGVDLIKDDEIFFVEDKAPLAERLAAYNRIIKAADRPVLYAANLTGPVHQLVDRAKYAIDYGANCLLINVLPYGFDILHRLAADPDVTVPLMAHPAMASIPTSS, from the coding sequence ATGAGCGAATTCATTACGGTTTATTATCAAACAGAGGCGAAAAATTTATATAAAAAAGCGGAAAGCATCGCTGTAGGCATGACCGTAGGCAGTTGGACCGATCTGCCGCTTGCACGGCAGGAAATGCTGGCTGCCTACCTCGGCACAGTGGGAGATGTAATCATAAAGGATGAAAAAGACGGGATACAGCGAGGGATCATATCGGTCTGCTATCCGGTTCGCAACATCACACCTGATATCCCTGCTCTCTTAACTACCGTATTCGGCAAATTATCTATGGACGGAAAAATCAGGCTGCTAGACATCGACTTCCCCCCTTCCCTACTCTCGCAATTTCCCGGACCTGCATTCGGTATCGCCGGAATACGGGAGCAGCTCAATGTACATGATCGTCCACTGCTGATGAGCATCTTCAAGTCCTGCCTCGGACTTCCGCTCGGCGAATTAGAAACACAATTTGCCGCACAAGTTGAAGGTGGTGTCGATCTCATAAAAGATGATGAAATCTTCTTCGTAGAGGATAAGGCACCGCTTGCAGAACGGCTCGCTGCATATAATCGTATTATCAAAGCAGCAGATCGTCCCGTGCTGTATGCGGCTAATCTTACCGGACCGGTTCATCAATTAGTCGATAGAGCCAAATACGCAATCGACTATGGAGCCAATTGCCTGCTTATAAATGTGCTGCCGTATGGCTTCGACATCCTGCACCGGCTCGCAGCAGACCCGGATGTTACTGTACCGCTCATGGCACATCCTGCAATGGCTTCAATTCCAACATCTAGCTAA
- a CDS encoding 1,2-dihydroxy-3-keto-5-methylthiopentene dioxygenase: MAYITFLETKEQLVKGNEVREFLKSQDVIYEKWGVDRLDENLRENYSPSAEEKQQIIDSFRTEIADLSARRGYQTEDIIVLSEQTPNLDGLLDKFREEHHHTDDEVRFCVDGHGIFTLKGIDGRYFDVVMEPGDLISVPAYTRHWFTLCEDRKIKCIRIFVTPAGWEAIYDETAASSN, from the coding sequence ATGGCTTATATTACATTTTTAGAGACGAAAGAACAACTTGTGAAAGGAAATGAAGTAAGGGAGTTCTTGAAGAGCCAGGATGTTATCTATGAAAAATGGGGTGTGGACCGCTTAGATGAAAACTTACGGGAGAATTACTCCCCATCAGCTGAAGAAAAACAGCAAATTATCGACTCCTTCCGCACAGAAATCGCCGATCTGAGCGCAAGACGCGGCTATCAGACTGAGGACATCATCGTCCTGTCGGAACAGACACCAAATCTCGATGGGCTGCTGGACAAATTTAGAGAAGAGCATCATCACACCGATGACGAGGTACGCTTCTGCGTGGATGGGCATGGCATCTTCACTCTAAAAGGAATTGATGGGCGCTATTTCGACGTTGTGATGGAACCGGGAGATCTGATCTCAGTGCCAGCCTATACTCGGCATTGGTTTACGTTATGTGAAGATCGTAAAATCAAATGCATTCGTATCTTTGTCACACCGGCCGGTTGGGAGGCAATTTATGATGAAACTGCCGCATCCTCAAACTAA
- a CDS encoding ABC transporter ATP-binding protein: MGSIRRYLIFVKPYRKKIALTIVIGILKFGIPLIMPLLLKYVVDDILPANISPDDKIKELLYVMGIVFLLFTVVRWPIEYWRQYLAQSVSNSVLYDIRNRAFDHIQRLSLRYFHNHRAGEVISRVINDVEQTKSFVDTGLMNIWLDLITLFIALAIMFSLDGWLTLVSICMFPLYGFSVKYFYSKLRHLTRVRSQALATLQAHLHERVQGVPVIKSFALEEHEQGQFDERNKNFLSRALEHTSWNAKTFAAVNTITDIAPLCVIAVAGYQVIQGDLTVGSLIAFYAYLDRLYAPLRRLVNSSTTLTQALASMDRVFEFMDEPYDVTDKPNARELPQLEGRVVFENVRFRYLSEGEDVLKGINLTVEPGKTVALVGASGGGKSSLISLIPRFYDVREGMLRIDGYDVRDVTMKSLRSQIGMVLQDNILFSDSIRENILMGTPEASEEEVIEAAKAANAHDFIMELTNGYDTEIGERGVKLSGGQKQRIAIARVFLKNPGILILDEATSALDLESEHLIQQSLDRLAHNRTTFIVAHRLSTITHADKIVLIEDGQIKEEGTHQDLMNRQGAYYRLFTVQNLDGAEVTESR, encoded by the coding sequence GTGGGCAGCATACGAAGGTACCTGATATTTGTCAAGCCGTACCGAAAGAAAATTGCGCTGACTATTGTGATTGGTATTTTAAAATTCGGAATACCGCTTATTATGCCGCTCTTGTTAAAGTATGTGGTGGATGATATTCTCCCGGCGAACATATCGCCGGATGATAAGATTAAAGAATTGCTATATGTAATGGGCATTGTGTTTTTGCTGTTTACTGTTGTGCGTTGGCCCATTGAGTATTGGCGGCAGTATTTGGCACAATCGGTTTCGAATTCGGTGCTATATGATATTAGAAATCGGGCATTTGATCATATTCAGCGACTGTCGCTTCGTTATTTCCACAATCATCGTGCAGGTGAGGTCATCTCTCGTGTCATTAATGATGTGGAGCAGACGAAGAGTTTTGTAGATACGGGTCTTATGAATATTTGGTTGGATTTAATTACGCTGTTTATCGCGCTTGCCATTATGTTTTCGCTGGACGGTTGGCTTACACTGGTCTCCATCTGTATGTTTCCGCTCTATGGATTTTCAGTGAAGTATTTCTACTCTAAGCTGCGCCATTTGACACGGGTGCGTTCGCAAGCGCTGGCAACGTTGCAGGCGCATTTGCACGAACGAGTACAGGGAGTACCCGTTATTAAAAGCTTTGCGCTTGAAGAACATGAGCAGGGTCAATTCGATGAACGCAATAAGAATTTTTTATCGCGGGCGCTTGAGCATACGAGTTGGAATGCCAAAACATTTGCTGCTGTGAATACGATTACTGATATTGCGCCGCTCTGTGTAATTGCGGTTGCCGGATATCAGGTTATTCAAGGGGATCTAACAGTAGGTTCGCTGATTGCATTCTATGCGTATCTGGACCGTTTATATGCACCGCTGCGTCGTCTGGTTAATTCGTCAACCACGCTTACGCAGGCGTTGGCATCAATGGATCGTGTATTTGAATTCATGGATGAACCGTATGATGTGACGGATAAGCCGAACGCGCGCGAGTTGCCCCAGCTTGAAGGACGGGTCGTGTTCGAGAATGTTCGTTTTCGCTATTTATCAGAAGGAGAAGACGTATTAAAAGGAATCAATCTGACGGTTGAACCGGGTAAGACGGTTGCGCTGGTTGGAGCAAGCGGGGGAGGGAAATCTTCGCTTATCAGCCTTATTCCCCGTTTTTATGATGTGAGGGAAGGAATGCTGCGCATTGACGGCTATGATGTGCGTGATGTAACAATGAAGAGCCTGCGCAGCCAGATCGGTATGGTGCTGCAGGATAATATTCTGTTCAGCGATTCTATCCGCGAGAATATCCTTATGGGGACTCCAGAGGCGAGCGAAGAAGAAGTGATTGAAGCGGCCAAAGCGGCCAATGCGCATGACTTTATTATGGAACTTACGAATGGATACGATACCGAGATTGGAGAGCGCGGTGTGAAGTTGTCCGGTGGACAGAAGCAGCGTATTGCGATTGCTCGCGTATTCTTGAAAAATCCGGGTATCCTTATTCTTGACGAGGCGACTTCGGCACTTGATCTTGAGTCTGAGCATCTCATTCAGCAGTCGCTGGATCGACTGGCGCATAATCGAACGACATTTATCGTCGCTCACCGTCTGTCTACAATTACTCATGCGGATAAGATTGTGCTGATTGAGGATGGACAGATCAAGGAAGAGGGCACGCATCAGGACCTGATGAATCGGCAGGGTGCGTACTATAGACTGTTCACAGTGCAGAATCTGGATGGTGCTGAGGTGACTGAATCGAGATAA
- a CDS encoding DUF402 domain-containing protein, with protein MMTSPGTPFRIESYKHNQLFHRSWDKTLLLHLSDAVLIGGNDNVRVTESDGREWRTREPAICTFGRGQWFNTIAMIRTDGIYYYCNIGSPFSLRNDLVTYIDYDLDVKVYPDMSYTILDKEEFALHSRQMQYPQDVVDMVYKGVQEVVTWIQERRGPFHPGFVERWYERYLHLRNQ; from the coding sequence GTGATGACGTCACCCGGAACCCCGTTTCGCATCGAAAGCTATAAGCATAATCAATTATTTCACCGCTCATGGGATAAAACCCTGCTGCTGCATCTGAGTGACGCTGTCCTAATCGGTGGGAACGACAATGTCCGAGTCACCGAATCGGATGGACGGGAGTGGCGAACGCGCGAACCAGCCATATGTACGTTTGGTCGTGGACAATGGTTTAATACGATTGCAATGATCCGAACCGATGGCATTTATTATTACTGCAATATAGGCTCTCCGTTTTCTTTACGCAATGACTTGGTGACGTACATAGACTATGACCTTGATGTGAAGGTCTATCCAGATATGAGCTACACCATTCTGGATAAGGAAGAGTTTGCACTGCACAGCCGACAAATGCAATATCCTCAAGATGTCGTGGATATGGTATATAAGGGAGTGCAGGAAGTCGTTACCTGGATACAAGAGAGAAGGGGACCTTTTCACCCGGGCTTTGTTGAGCGCTGGTATGAACGATACTTGCATTTACGAAATCAGTGA
- a CDS encoding GNAT family N-acetyltransferase, protein MLIRSFRLGDYVHITRIWQDTGLEQTETETLDALAKQLAWDSDLVMIAEHEGEVAGVIVGTIDGTRGYFYRLAVNPELQGMGIGRKLVEALEKRFEERGVTRVFIMVNQDNKKVLPFYQQLGYEVKEYITLSKKLMLHTDTDIDIE, encoded by the coding sequence GTGTTAATACGGTCGTTTCGTTTAGGAGATTATGTACACATCACACGCATCTGGCAGGATACAGGTTTGGAACAGACGGAAACGGAGACCCTCGATGCTCTGGCCAAGCAGCTTGCCTGGGATAGCGACCTGGTTATGATTGCAGAACATGAAGGAGAAGTCGCTGGTGTTATCGTCGGAACCATTGACGGAACACGCGGCTATTTTTACCGGCTCGCCGTAAATCCTGAACTGCAGGGGATGGGCATTGGACGTAAGCTGGTAGAAGCGCTTGAGAAGCGATTTGAAGAAAGAGGCGTAACAAGAGTATTTATTATGGTAAATCAGGATAATAAGAAGGTGCTTCCTTTCTACCAGCAGCTTGGGTATGAAGTAAAGGAATATATTACATTGTCCAAGAAATTAATGCTTCATACAGATACGGATATAGATATAGAGTAA
- a CDS encoding superoxide dismutase: protein MAKFELPALPYSFDALEPHIDAQTMEIHHDRHHATYVNNLNAALEGNAEWADKSIEDLMRNIDSVPENIRTAVRNNGGGHYNHSMFWQIMSPNGGGAPTGDVASAINDAFGSFDKMKEEFAKAAATRFGSGWAWVVVDNGKLAITSTPNQDNPLMEGKTPILGLDVWEHAYYLKYQNKRPDYISAWWNTINWDEVNKRFNDAK from the coding sequence ATGGCAAAATTTGAATTACCAGCTCTACCTTATTCTTTCGATGCACTTGAACCGCACATCGATGCACAAACAATGGAAATCCATCACGACAGACACCACGCAACATATGTTAACAACTTAAACGCAGCGCTTGAAGGCAATGCTGAGTGGGCTGACAAAAGCATTGAAGATCTGATGCGTAACATCGATAGCGTACCTGAGAATATTCGCACAGCTGTACGCAATAATGGCGGCGGTCATTATAACCACAGCATGTTCTGGCAAATTATGAGCCCGAATGGCGGCGGCGCACCAACAGGTGATGTTGCTTCAGCTATCAATGACGCTTTCGGCAGCTTCGACAAAATGAAAGAAGAATTTGCAAAAGCAGCGGCTACACGCTTCGGTAGCGGTTGGGCTTGGGTTGTTGTTGACAACGGCAAGCTGGCTATCACCAGCACACCAAACCAAGATAACCCACTGATGGAAGGCAAAACGCCAATCCTTGGTCTTGATGTATGGGAGCATGCTTACTACCTCAAATATCAAAACAAGCGTCCGGATTATATCTCCGCTTGGTGGAACACAATTAACTGGGATGAAGTAAACAAGCGTTTCAACGACGCGAAGTAA